Genomic DNA from Shouchella patagoniensis:
TGGTTCTTCAAGCGTGTACGCTTCCTTCGCGCCAGCTTGCTTTGTTGCATCCTCAACCGCTCGCTTTTCCACAGCGGTGATGCCTGATGGAACGCAAACCATAACTGCTGGCTTCCGACTAAACATCGAACTGTTTTTCATTGCTTGTTGAATAAAATATTTTAACATTGTCGCTGTTGTATCAAAATCAGCAATGACTCCATCTTTCATTGGGCGAACAGCCACGATATTACCTGGAGTACGCCCAATCATATTCTTTGCGTCATTCCCTACAGCTTGAATGGAGTTCGTATCCGTACGAAGCGCAACCACTGAAGGTTCTCTTAACACAATCCCTTTTCCTTTTGTGTACACTAGTGTATTTGCTGTTCCTAAATCAATTCCAATATCTCTGCTTCCAAACATGTTTATATAGACTGTATAACCAACAAGCAACTATTGCTGCAATCTAACCTAATGGTTAAACAGTCATCCTCCCTTAATTACACGTAGGTTCGTGTCTAATTATTTTTTATCATCATTTTTTATCAAAGAAACTCATATGTTGTCGCTAAGTAAACTCATACCCTTTATTATATCGAATAACAACCAAAAAAAATAGCCTTAAAGTTCCCCAGGCAAAAAAATCTATTTAGGCTTCACATGGATCTTCAACCAGGCAAAAAACCTCTTTCTTTGAGACTGACAAAACAATCATCTCCAGTAATAATATGATCTAAAAGAGTAATGCCGAGAATCTTCCCCGCCTCATTCAAACGCTTGGTAACACTGATGTCTTCAGGACTAGGTGCGGGGTCGCCGCTCGGATGGTTATGGAGGCAAATGAGGGCTGCAGATGAAGTTCGCAACGCTTCTTTAAATACTTCTCTAGGATGAACGATACTTGCATTTAGACTTCCAATAAAGAGGGTTTTTTGCTTTATTACATGATTTTTTGTATTTAAGTATAAAGCGACAAAATGTTCTTGCTGCAGATTGCGTACATCATCCATGAGGAGCTGGACCGCGTCTTCAGGGG
This window encodes:
- the radC gene encoding RadC family protein, with the translated sequence MTVFIRDVPQTERPRERFAREGAKALSNQEIIALLLRSGTKEFSALHVASDLLMRFSTLAQLSEASIEEIQTIRGIGFAKAIELAAAIELGKRIQRENRVERAVITSPEDAVQLLMDDVRNLQQEHFVALYLNTKNHVIKQKTLFIGSLNASIVHPREVFKEALRTSSAALICLHNHPSGDPAPSPEDISVTKRLNEAGKILGITLLDHIITGDDCFVSLKERGFLPG